CGGTCGATGGAGGACGAGCCGCTCTCCGAGGGCGACTTCAGGGTGATGATCGAGATGGGGATGAAGGAAGGCGTACTCGACGCGCGTGAAATCGAGATGATAGGCGCCGTCTTCCGCCTGGGGGACACCCCCGTGCGCGCGGTGATGGTGCCGCGCACCGACATCTCGGCTCTCCCCGCGTCGGCGTCGATCGCCGAGGCGCTCTCCCACGTCCGCAAGGCGCGCCACTCGCGTGTGCCGATCTACGAACGCGATCTCGATCACATCGTGGGCGTCCTCTACGCGAAGGATCTGCTCGCGGCGATGGACCCGGCGGCGTCGGCTGATTCCATCCGCGCTCTGCTCCGCCCGCCGTTCTTCGTTCCGGAGTCGATGCGGGGTCGCCATCTGGTGCGCGAGTTCCAGGCGCGGAGACTGCATCTCGCGGTCGTCGTCGACGAGTACGGCGGCACCCAGGGAATCGTGAGCCTGGAGGATCTCCTCGAGGAAATCGTCGGCGATTTCGCCGACGATTTCGATCGGCCGTTGATCGAGCACCGGCGGATGAGGCGGGGCGTCGACTGGGCGCGCGGCTCGATGCCGTTCACCGAGTTCAAGAGGAAGCTGCGCGCGCGCGCGCGCGGCGGACCGTATGACACGCTGGGAGGCTACGTCCTGAAGCTGCTGGGCCGAGTTCCGGTGGACGGCGATCGCGTGTCGGACGGGCAGTTCGTGTTCACCGTCCTCCGAATGCGGTCGCGCCGGATCCTGGAGCTGGCGATCGAGCGATCGGAACCGGGCGAAAAAAAAGGCCCGGAGTCTCCTCCGGGCCCTGATACTGCATGAAACCGGACAGACTTCGGAAGGTCCTTCCCTCTTGAACGCCCATCCCCATTAATGAAGCGCCCAAGAACCTTCCGGGTCTGTCGAGGCCCTATATACGCCGACCTTCACGCATGGTCAAGAAAAAAGCCTTGTCTGGCTTGGTTCTTCGATTACGTTAGCGCTGGAACCCTTTGTGGATAACGCTTTCCTGATTCCGATGGTCGAGGAGCTGCGGGCGTCGCTGATCGGCGCGACCCTCGGTGACGTCGTCCAGATCGATTCGCGGCGTTTCGCCCTCAGGTTTTCCGTTCCTCCGTTTCATCGGCTCTGCATCGCAGCGCACGCCGATCTCGCCGCGATCTACCTCGCCCCGCGCGT
This window of the Acidobacteriota bacterium genome carries:
- a CDS encoding HlyC/CorC family transporter; its protein translation is MTTIIDLAVLPFLVVLAGFFAVAETSLFSLRPWRLDRIVREHPQAGETIVRLLAEPMRLLVTLVVGAELSSIAFGNLIAMIRRDSFGDMGEIGVILAVALTSSILLLGGEIIPKALAASYPERTALTIAAPLAAVARALSPLSMPLAVLASRMPAASRSMEDEPLSEGDFRVMIEMGMKEGVLDAREIEMIGAVFRLGDTPVRAVMVPRTDISALPASASIAEALSHVRKARHSRVPIYERDLDHIVGVLYAKDLLAAMDPAASADSIRALLRPPFFVPESMRGRHLVREFQARRLHLAVVVDEYGGTQGIVSLEDLLEEIVGDFADDFDRPLIEHRRMRRGVDWARGSMPFTEFKRKLRARARGGPYDTLGGYVLKLLGRVPVDGDRVSDGQFVFTVLRMRSRRILELAIERSEPGEKKGPESPPGPDTA